A region of Nostoc sp. 'Peltigera membranacea cyanobiont' N6 DNA encodes the following proteins:
- a CDS encoding DUF3352 domain-containing protein, whose translation MAPPLVSVPMKKKKKPSLVLTLSAAGLLIGAGTVGYWLLSQRQISSGDLLVGANIIPGDALFAVSLTTDPQQWQKLRQFGTKETQAELDKNLVELRDRFLTNNGYDFQKDIAPWVGNDVTIAILAPATASKAAPKPVATNEDAASDQQSMVMVLPVKNPEIAKNILAQPKTLKQGKWIDRIYQGIAIKQSEGQAGENFSAALLDGRFLVITDSPKATERAIDAYKNQTSLATTGGFAENFPKIANDQRFGQFYVNVPTAAKIAAASPNRPLPAQVLAQLQNNQGLAGTMTLEAEGIRFKGVSWLNPNSQRVLAVENKAGKMQSRVPAETLMMLSGGNLQRLWGDYVLTSQGNPLSPIAPEQLRGGIKSLTTLDLDKDLLSWMKGEFSLSVIPSTPKEGSPDNFRSGLVFMVQGSDRNSAEASIKQLDDVMRNQYQFQVQSAKVAGQPVVNWVSPYGTLTATHGWLDGDVAFLVVGAPITDKIVPKPNNTLASTIPFQQTVPTEPNPTNGQFFLDVERTVKNFPLPTLISNQQTLLDATRSIGMTSAVSDSRSNLYDIFIALKKVSNTTPLPSPESNKGNSAR comes from the coding sequence ATGGCACCGCCTCTTGTGTCTGTTCCGATGAAGAAAAAAAAGAAACCGTCTCTGGTGCTGACGCTCTCGGCTGCTGGGCTATTGATTGGTGCGGGGACTGTAGGATACTGGTTGTTAAGCCAGAGACAAATATCTTCTGGTGATTTGCTAGTAGGTGCAAATATTATTCCTGGTGATGCGCTTTTTGCGGTTTCTCTGACAACAGATCCCCAGCAGTGGCAGAAATTGCGGCAGTTTGGGACAAAAGAAACCCAAGCAGAACTGGACAAAAATTTAGTAGAATTGCGCGATCGCTTTCTGACTAATAATGGTTACGATTTCCAGAAAGATATTGCTCCTTGGGTAGGCAATGACGTTACAATCGCAATTCTTGCCCCAGCAACAGCGAGTAAAGCTGCACCTAAACCAGTTGCTACCAATGAAGATGCTGCCAGCGATCAGCAGTCGATGGTAATGGTATTGCCAGTAAAAAATCCAGAAATTGCCAAAAACATTTTGGCACAACCCAAAACCCTTAAACAAGGCAAATGGATTGACCGGATTTATCAAGGGATCGCTATTAAACAAAGTGAGGGACAAGCAGGGGAAAACTTCTCAGCAGCATTACTCGATGGGCGTTTTTTAGTCATCACTGATAGTCCCAAAGCCACAGAACGAGCGATCGATGCCTACAAAAATCAAACATCCCTAGCGACAACAGGGGGCTTTGCTGAGAATTTTCCAAAAATTGCCAACGATCAACGCTTTGGGCAGTTTTACGTGAATGTGCCAACAGCAGCTAAAATAGCCGCAGCTTCTCCAAACCGCCCTCTACCTGCTCAAGTTTTGGCTCAACTGCAAAATAACCAAGGTTTAGCAGGGACAATGACTTTAGAGGCAGAAGGAATCCGCTTTAAGGGTGTTTCTTGGTTAAACCCTAATAGTCAACGGGTGCTAGCGGTGGAAAACAAAGCTGGGAAAATGCAAAGTCGCGTACCAGCAGAAACCTTAATGATGCTTTCGGGGGGAAACTTACAGAGGTTATGGGGAGATTACGTTTTAACATCTCAAGGAAATCCCCTCTCACCGATCGCACCAGAACAACTCAGAGGTGGGATAAAATCTCTTACCACTCTTGATTTAGATAAGGATTTGCTCAGTTGGATGAAAGGCGAATTTTCCTTATCAGTGATTCCTAGTACTCCAAAAGAAGGTTCACCAGACAATTTTCGTTCGGGTTTAGTGTTTATGGTACAAGGCAGCGATCGTAATTCAGCCGAAGCATCCATAAAACAGCTAGATGATGTGATGAGAAATCAATACCAGTTTCAAGTCCAATCTGCGAAAGTTGCAGGACAACCCGTTGTTAACTGGGTTTCACCTTACGGTACTTTAACTGCCACCCACGGCTGGTTAGATGGAGATGTCGCCTTTTTAGTAGTGGGCGCTCCTATCACTGATAAGATTGTTCCCAAACCCAACAACACACTAGCTAGCACGATCCCCTTCCAACAAACAGTTCCTACAGAACCAAATCCCACAAATGGTCAATTTTTCCTGGATGTGGAACGAACGGTGAAAAATTTCCCTTTACCAACTCTAATTTCCAATCAACAAACTTTGCTTGATGCAACCCGTTCAATTGGGATGACATCCGCCGTCAGCGACAGTCGTAGTAATCTTTACGATATTTTTATAGCACTCAAAAAAGTTAGTAACACGACTCCCTTGCCTAGTCCAGAAAGCAATAAGGGCAACTCTGCTAGATAA